The DNA segment agaagctaaagaaaatataaatataaaaagaataattgaGAAAATGAATGTATTAAGGTAGAATTAACAGGAAGAAAATGGGAAATTataaaaaacaagaacaggaaataaatggggaaagatTAAAGAGTGAGATGCCGGGATGGTAATCAGGTCCCCAGAGGGGAGCTGATCTAATAGCAGCTGGAAACTGGGCACGCTCTATATTGCTTGTGGATGGATGTTGGGGGTCTGCActcacagaaagaaggaaaagaaatagacatCTCTACCCATGCATCTTCAGTTCCAGGTGTGTTTTTGTACCAGTTGAAATAACAAGGAATATTAGAGATGAGAGCATTCAGATCTATATCTTAGCCTACACTGACAGTTACTTCTTTGCTTTATAGGATTAGGACAAAAGCTTTTCCATCTAAGATCCATtgtttggggctttttttttttttttcggaattcattctttttttttttttcacagagcaATAGTCATCCAAggcatgtctgtcctttatctcTATGAAGAGCAGAATTTGAGAATCACTGGAATAGAAGGTAGTACATGAGAATGGGACAAGAGTAGTGAATTTAAAGTATTAAGTGGTATagattttcatttgttaataACAAATAGGGAGTAGAGGTGGatgatagaaaataaaagcaaaggtaGAGTGGAAGAGCCTGTAACTCATAGTGATCCCTCTGTCCTGGAACCCAAAGAAATAACCTTGAGCACCTGAAATGCACAAAACTTAAGAACAGATAGAGGTAGCTGTTGACTTACTTTCCTAAGAGTAGGTTTCTACAGGCAGAATGAGGAATGAATGTGGAAACAAATCAGTGTTTAAGtggataaaagaaagaaaggagctcCTAAACTAATTTGAAGGTCaccaaagacattttttttttcctatttcaattttcttagaCTCACAATGtgtgaatatgtatttttatgcaCAAACATGTGCCCATGAGTTATGGTATGGttggtttagttcctaagtcgtgtccgactcttgcaacccacagactgtagcctgtcaggctcctctgtccataggattctccaggcaagaatatgggagtgggttaccatttccttctctggggatcttcctgacccaggaatcgaacccaggtctcctgcattagcaggcagattctttaccgattgagctatgagggaagcccacccatGAGTTATAAACAACTTCTTTGTCACATTTGACTGCTCCTTACAGATGTTACTAATCACACAGAACACATGTTCTGATGTTGCCTAATAAGTATGCCTAAAATACTGGTGGATTGTGTGAATTTCCCTTGAGTTCCCTATATAGACTTGTTAAGGGTGGTCTTCCtttactctttccttttctctcttcctctttccaggGATGCTAGTAATAATTATGTCAAATTTCAATTagaaattttttcctctttactcTTCTCTGCCACATTAAATAACAGTTAAagaaacttggagaaggaaatggcaacccactccagtattcttgctgggaaaatcccatggacagaggagtctggcaggctacggtccacgaggtcacaaagagtcagacacaactagagcgactgagcacagtgcaaataatatttattgatatataaaaaaatattataaaatataccatttagaccatattattcagtgctaagtGTATTTAATGAGCTATGCAAGCATAAacatgatataattttaaaacactccCCAAGAAATCTCATACTCATTAACAGTCACTCCTATCCCATTCCTATTCCTTGGCAACCACTCTTTTACTTTCTATATCTACAGGTTTGCCTTGTCTGGACATTTTTCATAAAttgaattataaaatatgtgGTCCTTTGTGATTGGCTCCTTTTATATAGCATAATGGTTTTGAGTTAtatccatgttgtaacatataTCAGTACTCCATTCCTTTTCATTGATAAATTGCATTCCACTGTATGCATAGCATTTTTGAAAATCAACATTGTGTATAATTAAAAATCAAGGGAAATATTGCTATATGTCACattataatattttgttattgtCAACAACCTTCTTTTACATCATTCATCTCAACAAATATgcacaaatatcatatatatgaatGTTTATTTATAGGATATTTCTACAATTATACTAATGTAACACTTAGAAAGCAAtcacaaatacttttaaaaattcaaagcatgatttataataataaaaggagaAGTTCCATTGTTTTTATGCACCCTAATGGATTATCTTGTTTATCCACTGCGATGAGCATACTCCATTTTGGAGACCACTATATAGACTAAACCTTAATTCTGGATGTCATGAACAGAATTCTTCTTTAGAGCAGATTATAGCCCACAAGGACGAAGTATTTACATAAGCAGATAGTAATTATTTAAGCACCTAAATAAAATACAAGTTGATGGGGCACTAATTAGTAACTTTATCACATAgaaagtcccatagacagaggagcctggtgggctacagtccatggggttgcaaagaatcagacacagctgaacacacacacacaatctgtttAAACAGAGGAACACATACCTTTTCACCCCTATCACTTACTAATTAGAATTAAAGAGAAAAGTCATTGCAAATTTAAGAATCTTAACTGAAATTACTCTGTTTTTCTCATCTGCTAAATGATATATTAGACTACATGTTCTATATGGTCATTTCCAGATCTAGCTTTGATTTTATTAGTTGAGatagtcaaaatattttatatattctaataAGCTTTACATtacaagaaaatatttgtggGAATGGCATTTGGCTATCATCCTGAGATCTGAGGGAAAAGTAGACTGTAGATATATATGGTGAGCAAGTAAGACTGGACTAGTATCAATTAGGATTTAAGGACAGGGTGTGGAACACATGCAGGGTTGGGGACCAATCAGAGGTGTAAATAGGggaatgtgtgcttagttgctcagtcatgtctgactctttgtgacccagtggattgtagctcctctgtccatggaattatccaggcaagaaagctggagtaggttgccattacctcctccaggggatctttctgatccagggattgaatttgcatctccagtatttcctgcattggcaggtgaattcgttaccactgagtcacctgggatgcCCCAACTAAGGGGATACTCCTAAGTTAGATGTAATGTAGTGTACTTGCTGAGATCCAGGTGACTAAATGGAGTAAGGTTGCACAAGGGCACCAAAGTAAAGCACTGTGATGGAACTAAGGCGGCACAAATTCTGAaaacaaggctgctgctgctaagttgcttcagttgcgtccgactctgtgagaccccatagacggcagcccaccaggcttcccgtccctgggattctccaggcaagaacactggagtgggttgccatttccttctccaatgcatgaaggtaaaaagagaaagtgaagcacATAGCTGCAAATCAGGAACTGGGAATTCTACAGGAACTGGAGGAAAGAAGCATCTGCATAATATCTTTGCTCTGTGGAGATGAAGAAGGGGACCAAAACTCAGCAACTTAATCTAAGCATTAGAGACAGTGCACCACCGACAACAAGAGCCGCAGCAACCTGACAACCTTAATAATTACTAGTTTTGCTTTAATCAGGAATTTTCTAGTATACTTCAAGCAAAATAGCTTAGGAACACAATTATATAGAAACACATGCTTAAATAGGAACGAAAGTGGTGTGGCCATAAGATCAGTGTCTTGGAGAAGCAGGAAAATGAAAGGTAGGAAGTTTTTaactgaaaacagaagagagctATGATGTGTAAAGTGCATTCAGCTGGCAAAGTGCTGGGtgtggaaaatattatttttatttggagaagAGCTAGGGGATAGATGAAAAGATGGTTATAACAGATGGTATTTTCCTCTTTGTTGTTCCACAGACTGAGGAATGATGGAGAGGGAGAACAGCACTGAGGTGACAGAATTCATCCTGCTTGGTCTGACCCAGTCTCAAGAtgttcagctcctggtcttcacACTAGTCTTAATTTTCTACCTCATCATCCTCCCTGGAAATTTCCTCATCATCCTCACCATCAGGTCAGACCCCGGCCTCACAGCCCCCCTCTACTTCTTCCTGGGCAACCTGGCCTTTCTGGATGCATCCTACTCCTTCATTGTAGCTCCCAGGATGCTGGTGGACTTCCTCTCTGACAAGAAGGTGATCTCCTATAGAGGCTGCATCACTCAGCTGTTTTTTTTGCACTTTCTTGGGGCAGGAGAGATGTTCCTTCTTGTTGTGATGGCCTTTGACCGCTACATTGCCATCTGTCATCCTTTACACTATTCGACTGTCATGAACCCTAGAGCCTGCTATGCCTTGCTGTTGGCTCTGTGGCTTGGGGGATTTACTCATTCCATTGTTCAAGTGGCTCTCATTATCCACTTGCCTTTCTGTGGTCCAAACCGACTGGACAACTTCTTCTGTGACGTGCCACAGGTCATCAAGCTGGCCTGCACGGACACCTTTGTGGTGGAGCTCCTGATGGTCTCCAACAGTGGCCTGCTCACCCTGCTGTGCTTTCTGGGCCTTCTGGCCTCCTATGCAGTCATCCTCTGCCGTGTAAAGGGGCACTCCTCTGAGGGGAAGAGCAAGGCGCTGTCCACGTGCACCACACACATTATCATCGTGTTTCTCATGTTTGGACCTGCCATCTTCATCTACACCCGCCCCTTCAGAGCCTTCCCAGCTGACAAAGTGGTTTCTCTCTTTCACACCGTAATCTTTCCTTTGATGAACCCTGTGATTTATACCCTTCGCAATCAGGAAGTAAAGGCTTCCATGAGAAAGTTGTTGAGTCATCACATGGTTTGCTGAATGCAATGGAAAGACTGGAAAACCAAGGAGGGGAGTAAGTTCATTtggaattaaataagttatttattcattaatgcaCAGAATCAATCAATCATTTAGCAAATAATGAATTTATTAGACACTTTCAGGTTTCAGGCTTTATTCTAAGTATATGAACAGGACAGGTAAGATTCCAGATCTGCTGGGACTACATTTGAGTGGATAAAGATAGGTTATActattaaactgaaaaaaaaaaaaaaccacaatatcTGAAAGATATAATACTCTGAagctaattaaaaataatgtcatGTTAGGGTTTGACTGAGAGATGATAGttactttatttttggttgttaaGCAAGATATTGAGTGTTATTTAGCTGATATCCAGATGATTTGAAAGAAACAACCATGCAATAACCATGGGGACTAAATATTTTAGGCAGAGAGGATGACTAATACAAGGACACAAAGATCTTATAAGTCTGATACATttgaaaatcataaagaaaaatagacCAGCTGTAGCATAGTTAGTGTGAAAGTGGCAGAAATTGAAGCTAGAGAGATTGGTACAAGAAAATCACATATTTTAAGGGATAAAAAGATGTTAAATCTATTCAAATTTCAGAGAGGCCAAAAAATGTATTAAGTAAAAAAGTGACTGTTTCCTATTTGATTTAAAGCAGGATTCTCGAGATTCTATACAGAGTTTTGTGTAGTAAAATATCATTAAGTACAAAGTATCATGCTGTTACATGATTTTAATGGACACTTAAAGATGTAGTTTTTTGTTCCTAATTTGGTGGAATGAAGTAACGAAAGCTGTTATATCCTATGGAAAATGGTCATAAAACAGTTTAACTTCATATTTCAAAGTTTTGGAAAGTTTTGTGGTTATTCataatggttatttttttttaatcttagaaagGAATTTGAGTTCATGCAAAATCTTTTCACTTAATGCAATAATGATAGGTATTTGGTGTATAAGTCATTATTTGGTTACAGATAATTAACTTTTctggttatattttaaataaggtaATATAAGGCATTAGGTGCTTACAAATCATGGAAAGTGCTGTAAAGGTATATTTTGGTATGGTACTCAGTGATAATCCCAAAACATTGCCAACAAATTGCTATATAAAACAAGATACTGTGCTCATAACAATTATAAAGCTGGGGGATATAGAAGCAGATTGTCAACTATGTTGATACATGTTAAAATAAGTACACACTAAAAACTGACTGTATAGAAAGTAGTAGCTATCTCATGGGACTTATATACatgacatatgtatatacatgtataaatgcaGTACaatagtgaaaaatgaaagatcgcttatatttaatgatattatta comes from the Budorcas taxicolor isolate Tak-1 chromosome 10, Takin1.1, whole genome shotgun sequence genome and includes:
- the LOC128054339 gene encoding olfactory receptor 4N5, whose protein sequence is MMERENSTEVTEFILLGLTQSQDVQLLVFTLVLIFYLIILPGNFLIILTIRSDPGLTAPLYFFLGNLAFLDASYSFIVAPRMLVDFLSDKKVISYRGCITQLFFLHFLGAGEMFLLVVMAFDRYIAICHPLHYSTVMNPRACYALLLALWLGGFTHSIVQVALIIHLPFCGPNRLDNFFCDVPQVIKLACTDTFVVELLMVSNSGLLTLLCFLGLLASYAVILCRVKGHSSEGKSKALSTCTTHIIIVFLMFGPAIFIYTRPFRAFPADKVVSLFHTVIFPLMNPVIYTLRNQEVKASMRKLLSHHMVC